The following proteins come from a genomic window of Venturia canescens isolate UGA chromosome 4, ASM1945775v1, whole genome shotgun sequence:
- the LOC122409361 gene encoding uncharacterized protein isoform X1 encodes MGPWAFGVSIVLISAIGLLINGYVLLVVFGFRKQAHQQQTANTLLLIHLGAVEAAVCLILLIFTTGGWPLSGSWCIVYGFLLAVLHPVALWTVTGLNCDRYCAIAAPLHYAALVSPRRVSFGLAASWLGALLLCIPPFSGIVPPYKYSPGLGCCVPDFGNDRWGNAATVYGAVYAFLGLALPAILVTVCNLRVLGIARYHRHRIASAIYEVTLSAQVTITHQRNPFFVPTVTSPAAGGPPPRFHSAASTVMQLVGSLYLLYVPYCAFVLWEAVGAALSHQQHRLHAHPRLASLASLLLASSPPINGLLYGLKSPTLRRSIRNYWRKKVTKSELQQEIQARTPSVAGSRRPSGSGPATASLFPFPPLQRRLSEALINLANTRNPNAATFESGNIGSFHRSRLLQPAASCNTLRVPSTGTALESSADIRGSKVRASASAASLMGSHYRNSDLDEANDRLRSNLDGISSSNESPRILITRANSTGETRQSESPFVIPRSRNPQEIGSSRCQISIPIVNIFSDLRTTPIERRWRHISTESDSSTGSSDASSVWTTGVTPKIARIANLKNCIENWPSGKCFERVKTLEEAGTSVTGVRETSNNSESSEGTDTTTTLTLSSKMANLTANERLRETMEKGHSREARDQRSESEPESWSSSEDEAEANSTIFEINGSPTVARGCRKKSRNNRPRDEQNKKRGVPVESREGARQMRPLLTLS; translated from the exons CCGCAATCGGACTCCTCATCAATGGCTACGTTCTTCTCGTCGTTTTTGGCTTCCGCAAAcag GCGCACCAACAACAGACGGCGAATACACTGTTGCTGATACATCTCGGGGCGGTCGAGGCCGCGGTTTGTCTCATTCTCTTGATTTTTACGACCGGTGGGTGGCCGCTCTCCGGTAGCTGGTGCATCGTTTATGGCTTCCTGCTCGCGGTCCTTCACCCTGTGGCACTGTGGACGGTAACCGGACTCAATTGCGACAG GTATTGTGCCATAGCGGCTCCGTTACATTACGCCGCTCTGGTATCCCCTCGCCGCGTCAGCTTCGGATTGGCTGCATCTTGGCTCGGTGCTCTCCTGTTATGCATACCACCCTTCTCAGGGATCGTTCCCCCCTATAAATACAGTCCAGGACTGGGTTGTTGCGTGCCAGATTTTGGCAACGACCGATGGGGCAACGCCGCGACCGTTTACGGCGCTGTGTACGCTTTTCTCGGCCTCGCACTCCCCGCTATACTCGTCACAGTTTGCAACCTCCGGGTCCTCGGAATAGCACGCTATCATCGTCATCGCATCGCCAGTGCGATTTACGAGGTCACTCTTAGCGCTCAAGTCACCATAACTCATCAGAGGAATCCATTTTTCGTACCTACGGTTACGAGTCCGGCGGCTGGTGGGCCACCACCGCGATTTCACAGCGCAGCCAGTACG gtGATGCAGCTCGTCGGATCTCTGTATCTTTTATACGTGCCATACTGCGCTTTCGTGCTCTGGGAAGCGGTCGGCGCGGCTCTGAGTCATCAGCAGCATCGCTTGCACGCCCATCCGCGTTTGGCATCCCTGGCGTCCCTTCTGCTGGCGAGTTCGCCCCCGATAAATGGACTTTTGTACGGTCTCAAGTCGCCGACTCTACGACGATCGATTCGCAATTACTGGAGAAAGAAGGTGACAAAGTCCGAGCTCCAGCAG GAAATTCAAGCGAGAACACCGAGCGTCGCTGGCTCGAGGCGACCCTCCGGAAGCGGTCCCGCTACCGCCTCCCTATTTCCGTTTCCGCCGCTCCAGAGACGCCTCAGCGAGGCGCTCATCAATCTCGCCAATACGAGAAACCCCAACGCCGCTACTTTCGAGAGTGGAAATATTGGAAGTTTTCATCGTTCGAGGCTGCTTCAGCCTGCAGCTTCGTGCAACACTCTTCGGGTTCCGTCGACCGGCACAGCCCTCGAGTCATCCG CCGATATCCGAGGATCGAAAGTGAGGGCGAGCGCGAGTGCGGCGAGCCTCATGGGTTCGCATTATCGCAACAGCGATCTCGACGAAGCTAACGACCGACTCCGCAGCAATCTCGATGGGATTAGCTCGAGCAACGAGAGCCCGAGGATCCTGATAACCCGAGCGAACAGTACTGGCGAAACCCGCCAATCCGAGAGCCCGTTCGTTATTCCTCGATCTCGAAATCCTCAAGAAATCGGATCCTCCCGTTGTCAGA TTTCAATCCCGATTGTCAATATTTTCTCGGACTTGCGCACAACGCCGATAGAGCGCCGGTGGAGACACATAAGCACCGAAAGCGACAGCAGCACCGGAAGCAGCGACGCCAGCAGCGTTTGGACCACCGGAGTTACACCCAAAATAGCTAGGATAGCAAATTTGAAGAATTGTATAGAAAACTGGCCCTCGGGAAAGTGCTTCGAAAGGGTGAAAACTCTCGAGGAAGCTGGAACTTCCGTAACTGGAGTTCGCGAAACGAGCAACAACAGCGAAAGCAGTGAAGGCACCGATACCACCACCACTCTGACTCTTTCCTCCAAAATGGCCAATCTCACG GCGAATGAGAGGCTGCGAGAAACAATGGAAAAAGGACATTCGAGAGAAGCGAGGGACCAGCGGAGCGAGAGCGAACCTGAGAGTTGGAGCAGCTCCGAGGACGAGGCCGAAGCTAATTCGACTATTTTCGAGATCAACGGGTCTCCAACCGTTGCGAGAGGGTGTCGCAAAAAGTCGAGAAACAACAGGCCGAGGGAtgagcaaaataaaaaacgtggAGTACCGGTCGAGTCGCGAGAAGGCGCACGTCAAATGAGGCCTCTTTTGACTCTTTCGTAA
- the LOC122409362 gene encoding scoloptoxin SSD14-like isoform X2, with product MASKKKQTSSQRVAEDKNVVRRRKTTTLLETRTNDSNTDDLVEISREQQRSDPSLVHLKSRDTNSAGSSKNTNPESRYGTPRQLITLGLLITGIVMIVILGAFVNRPIRRSRDSAHSKNNDGALVPPDPEIPQPPSWSKLRKFKRGAVCTDGAQCAEIGKSMLDRNGSAVDAALAAMICNGLINMQAMGIGGGFLMTLYERSTRQKYFLNAREAAPILSRHDMYENQSAMASRIGGSAISVPGEIAGYWEAHRKFGKLPWAELFHPSIKLCNEGYNVTRAQHDALLVYPPNIHGDPTLREMFVADAETGEFVRPGTLIRPKKLCETLRLIADHGASVLYNGTLGEQLIEDLKKRGSILTMNDLKNYRALWSKPVRTKLSGGLELISSGLPSSGPLLVFVINVLENYHFNSESLANLDDAITTYHRIIETWKYAYAMRGQLGDGDFSDMAEMTEKLISKTYAQNVKKKIRDDETRNEPKYYGATKFASDDHGTAHISVLAPNGDAVSVTSSINFYFGSGVVSESTGIVMNSGMDDFGTTSSVNYFGLPAGEKNRIEPGKKSLSSMVPSIVIQDDGNVRMIVGAAGGTKMLTSVSYVIARHLWMNNSIKEAVDAARIHHQLFPMEISYEFGLTRPLLEGLTRLGHRISRYRDRGSVVCALARINDTIYANVDYRKSGEVYGID from the exons ATggcctcaaaaaaaaaacaaacgtcgAGCCAGCGAGTGGCTGAAGACAAAAATGTTGTCAGAAGACGCAAGACAACGACTCTCTTGGAAACGAGAACTAACGATTCCAATACCGATGATTTGGTCGAGATTTCGCGGGAACAGCAACGAAGCGATCCTTCGCTTGTCCATTTAAAATCGCGGGATACCAATTCTGCGGGTTCCagtaaaaatacaaatcccGAATCAAG ATACGGCACGCCGAGGCAGCTCATAACGTTGGGTCTGCTTATCACGGGTATCGTGATGATCGTGATTTTGGGCGCGTTCGTTAATCGACCGATAAGGCGTTCCCGAGATTCAGCGCATTCGAAAAACAACGACGGTGCTCTCGTTCCGCCTGACCCAGAAATTCCGCAGCCACCCTCGTGGAGCAAGCTACGGAAATTCAAACGCGGGGCTGTATGCACAGATGGCGCCCAGTGCGCCGAAATTGGCAA GTCCATGCTCGATCGAAATGGCTCAGCCGTCGATGCCGCCCTCGCAGCGATGATTTGCAACGGCCTTATAAATATGCAAGCGATGGGCATCGGCGGAGGTTTCCTAATGACGCTTTACGAACGATCGACCCGCCAGAAGTATTTCTTGAACGCTCGCGAAGCCGCACCAATTCTATCTCGACACGATATGTACGAAAACCAATCAGCAATGGCTTCGCGAATCG GAGGTTCGGCAATCAGCGTACCCGGCGAGATCGCTGGCTACTGGGAAGCCCACAGGAAATTTGGCAAGTTGCCCTGGGCAGAGTTATTCCATCCGAGCATtaaattgtgcaacgaaggCTATAATGTTACGAGGGCTCAGCACGATGCTCTATTGGTCTATCCACCAAATATTCATGGAGATCCGACCTTGAG AGAAATGTTCGTCGCCGATGCTGAGACGGGAGAATTCGTGAGACCAGGAACTTTGATCAgaccaaaaaaattgtgcGAGACCCTGCGGCTAATCGCTGACCACGGTGCTTCTGTACTCTACAATGGGACACTGGGCGAACAGTTGATAGAGGATCTCAAAAAACGTGGAAGTATATTGACTATGAACGATCTCAAAAATTATCG CGCACTTTGGTCAAAGCCTGTTCGAACGAAATTGTCCGGAGGTTTGGAACTCATTTCATCAGGATTGCCCAGCAGCGGTCCGCTGCTCGTCTTCGTTATCAACGTCCTAGAAAATTATCACTTCAATTCGGAGTCTTTAGCGAATCTCGACGACGCGATAACGACTTATCATCGGATAATTGAAACGTGGAAATATGCGTATGCGATGAGGGGTCAATTGGGTGATGGAGATTTCAGTGACATGGCCGAG ATGACTGAGAAACTAATCTCAAAGACATACgctcaaaatgtaaaaaagaAGATACGAgatgatgaaacaaggaatgAGCCAAAATATTATGGAGCGACGAAATTCGCCTCTGATGATCACGGAACTGCCCACATTTCCGTTCTGGCGCCTAACGGCGACGCAGTTTCAGTAACGAGCAGTATTAATTTTTA TTTTGGGAGCGGAGTCGTGAGCGAGTCAACCGGAATCGTAATGAACTCCGGAATGGATGATTTCGGTACAACTTCTAGTGTCAATTATTTCGGGCTACCAGcaggtgaaaaaaatcgtatcgaGCCCGGCAAAAAATCTCTTTCCTCCATGGTACCGTCCATCGTTATTCAAGATGATGGCAACGTCAGAATGATCGTCGGTGCAGCCGGTGGAACGAAAATGCTCACTTCCGTCTCATAC GTGATTGCGAGACACTTGTGGATGAATAATTCGATAAAGGAAGCGGTCGATGCGGCGAGAATCCATCATCAGTTATTCCCAATGGAGATTTCGTACGAGTTTGGTCTTACGAGGCCGCTTCTCGAAGGTTTAACGAGACTTGGACACAGAATTTCACGTTACAGAGATCGAGGCAGCGTCGTTTGCGCTCTTGCACGAATAAACGACACAATTTATGCGAATGTTGACTACAGGAAAAGTGGCGAGGTCTACGGCATCGACTGA
- the LOC122409361 gene encoding uncharacterized protein isoform X2 — protein sequence MGPWAFGVSIVLISAIGLLINGYVLLVVFGFRKQAHQQQTANTLLLIHLGAVEAAVCLILLIFTTGGWPLSGSWCIVYGFLLAVLHPVALWTVTGLNCDRYCAIAAPLHYAALVSPRRVSFGLAASWLGALLLCIPPFSGIVPPYKYSPGLGCCVPDFGNDRWGNAATVYGAVYAFLGLALPAILVTVCNLRVLGIARYHRHRIASAIYEVTLSAQVTITHQRNPFFVPTVTSPAAGGPPPRFHSAASTVMQLVGSLYLLYVPYCAFVLWEAVGAALSHQQHRLHAHPRLASLASLLLASSPPINGLLYGLKSPTLRRSIRNYWRKKVTKSELQQEIQARTPSVAGSRRPSGSGPATASLFPFPPLQRRLSEALINLANTRNPNAATFESGNIGSFHRSRLLQPAASCNTLRVPSTGTALESSADIRGSKVRASASAASLMGSHYRNSDLDEANDRLRSNLDGISSSNESPRILITRANSTGETRQSESPFVIPRSRNPQEIGSSRCQKRRWRHISTESDSSTGSSDASSVWTTGVTPKIARIANLKNCIENWPSGKCFERVKTLEEAGTSVTGVRETSNNSESSEGTDTTTTLTLSSKMANLTANERLRETMEKGHSREARDQRSESEPESWSSSEDEAEANSTIFEINGSPTVARGCRKKSRNNRPRDEQNKKRGVPVESREGARQMRPLLTLS from the exons CCGCAATCGGACTCCTCATCAATGGCTACGTTCTTCTCGTCGTTTTTGGCTTCCGCAAAcag GCGCACCAACAACAGACGGCGAATACACTGTTGCTGATACATCTCGGGGCGGTCGAGGCCGCGGTTTGTCTCATTCTCTTGATTTTTACGACCGGTGGGTGGCCGCTCTCCGGTAGCTGGTGCATCGTTTATGGCTTCCTGCTCGCGGTCCTTCACCCTGTGGCACTGTGGACGGTAACCGGACTCAATTGCGACAG GTATTGTGCCATAGCGGCTCCGTTACATTACGCCGCTCTGGTATCCCCTCGCCGCGTCAGCTTCGGATTGGCTGCATCTTGGCTCGGTGCTCTCCTGTTATGCATACCACCCTTCTCAGGGATCGTTCCCCCCTATAAATACAGTCCAGGACTGGGTTGTTGCGTGCCAGATTTTGGCAACGACCGATGGGGCAACGCCGCGACCGTTTACGGCGCTGTGTACGCTTTTCTCGGCCTCGCACTCCCCGCTATACTCGTCACAGTTTGCAACCTCCGGGTCCTCGGAATAGCACGCTATCATCGTCATCGCATCGCCAGTGCGATTTACGAGGTCACTCTTAGCGCTCAAGTCACCATAACTCATCAGAGGAATCCATTTTTCGTACCTACGGTTACGAGTCCGGCGGCTGGTGGGCCACCACCGCGATTTCACAGCGCAGCCAGTACG gtGATGCAGCTCGTCGGATCTCTGTATCTTTTATACGTGCCATACTGCGCTTTCGTGCTCTGGGAAGCGGTCGGCGCGGCTCTGAGTCATCAGCAGCATCGCTTGCACGCCCATCCGCGTTTGGCATCCCTGGCGTCCCTTCTGCTGGCGAGTTCGCCCCCGATAAATGGACTTTTGTACGGTCTCAAGTCGCCGACTCTACGACGATCGATTCGCAATTACTGGAGAAAGAAGGTGACAAAGTCCGAGCTCCAGCAG GAAATTCAAGCGAGAACACCGAGCGTCGCTGGCTCGAGGCGACCCTCCGGAAGCGGTCCCGCTACCGCCTCCCTATTTCCGTTTCCGCCGCTCCAGAGACGCCTCAGCGAGGCGCTCATCAATCTCGCCAATACGAGAAACCCCAACGCCGCTACTTTCGAGAGTGGAAATATTGGAAGTTTTCATCGTTCGAGGCTGCTTCAGCCTGCAGCTTCGTGCAACACTCTTCGGGTTCCGTCGACCGGCACAGCCCTCGAGTCATCCG CCGATATCCGAGGATCGAAAGTGAGGGCGAGCGCGAGTGCGGCGAGCCTCATGGGTTCGCATTATCGCAACAGCGATCTCGACGAAGCTAACGACCGACTCCGCAGCAATCTCGATGGGATTAGCTCGAGCAACGAGAGCCCGAGGATCCTGATAACCCGAGCGAACAGTACTGGCGAAACCCGCCAATCCGAGAGCCCGTTCGTTATTCCTCGATCTCGAAATCCTCAAGAAATCGGATCCTCCCGTTGTCAGA AGCGCCGGTGGAGACACATAAGCACCGAAAGCGACAGCAGCACCGGAAGCAGCGACGCCAGCAGCGTTTGGACCACCGGAGTTACACCCAAAATAGCTAGGATAGCAAATTTGAAGAATTGTATAGAAAACTGGCCCTCGGGAAAGTGCTTCGAAAGGGTGAAAACTCTCGAGGAAGCTGGAACTTCCGTAACTGGAGTTCGCGAAACGAGCAACAACAGCGAAAGCAGTGAAGGCACCGATACCACCACCACTCTGACTCTTTCCTCCAAAATGGCCAATCTCACG GCGAATGAGAGGCTGCGAGAAACAATGGAAAAAGGACATTCGAGAGAAGCGAGGGACCAGCGGAGCGAGAGCGAACCTGAGAGTTGGAGCAGCTCCGAGGACGAGGCCGAAGCTAATTCGACTATTTTCGAGATCAACGGGTCTCCAACCGTTGCGAGAGGGTGTCGCAAAAAGTCGAGAAACAACAGGCCGAGGGAtgagcaaaataaaaaacgtggAGTACCGGTCGAGTCGCGAGAAGGCGCACGTCAAATGAGGCCTCTTTTGACTCTTTCGTAA
- the LOC122409362 gene encoding scoloptoxin SSD14-like isoform X1, which translates to MASKKKQTSSQRVAEDKNVVRRRKTTTLLETRTNDSNTDDLVEISREQQRSDPSLVHLKSRDTNSAGSSKNTNPESRFRYGTPRQLITLGLLITGIVMIVILGAFVNRPIRRSRDSAHSKNNDGALVPPDPEIPQPPSWSKLRKFKRGAVCTDGAQCAEIGKSMLDRNGSAVDAALAAMICNGLINMQAMGIGGGFLMTLYERSTRQKYFLNAREAAPILSRHDMYENQSAMASRIGGSAISVPGEIAGYWEAHRKFGKLPWAELFHPSIKLCNEGYNVTRAQHDALLVYPPNIHGDPTLREMFVADAETGEFVRPGTLIRPKKLCETLRLIADHGASVLYNGTLGEQLIEDLKKRGSILTMNDLKNYRALWSKPVRTKLSGGLELISSGLPSSGPLLVFVINVLENYHFNSESLANLDDAITTYHRIIETWKYAYAMRGQLGDGDFSDMAEMTEKLISKTYAQNVKKKIRDDETRNEPKYYGATKFASDDHGTAHISVLAPNGDAVSVTSSINFYFGSGVVSESTGIVMNSGMDDFGTTSSVNYFGLPAGEKNRIEPGKKSLSSMVPSIVIQDDGNVRMIVGAAGGTKMLTSVSYVIARHLWMNNSIKEAVDAARIHHQLFPMEISYEFGLTRPLLEGLTRLGHRISRYRDRGSVVCALARINDTIYANVDYRKSGEVYGID; encoded by the exons ATggcctcaaaaaaaaaacaaacgtcgAGCCAGCGAGTGGCTGAAGACAAAAATGTTGTCAGAAGACGCAAGACAACGACTCTCTTGGAAACGAGAACTAACGATTCCAATACCGATGATTTGGTCGAGATTTCGCGGGAACAGCAACGAAGCGATCCTTCGCTTGTCCATTTAAAATCGCGGGATACCAATTCTGCGGGTTCCagtaaaaatacaaatcccGAATCAAG ATTCAGATACGGCACGCCGAGGCAGCTCATAACGTTGGGTCTGCTTATCACGGGTATCGTGATGATCGTGATTTTGGGCGCGTTCGTTAATCGACCGATAAGGCGTTCCCGAGATTCAGCGCATTCGAAAAACAACGACGGTGCTCTCGTTCCGCCTGACCCAGAAATTCCGCAGCCACCCTCGTGGAGCAAGCTACGGAAATTCAAACGCGGGGCTGTATGCACAGATGGCGCCCAGTGCGCCGAAATTGGCAA GTCCATGCTCGATCGAAATGGCTCAGCCGTCGATGCCGCCCTCGCAGCGATGATTTGCAACGGCCTTATAAATATGCAAGCGATGGGCATCGGCGGAGGTTTCCTAATGACGCTTTACGAACGATCGACCCGCCAGAAGTATTTCTTGAACGCTCGCGAAGCCGCACCAATTCTATCTCGACACGATATGTACGAAAACCAATCAGCAATGGCTTCGCGAATCG GAGGTTCGGCAATCAGCGTACCCGGCGAGATCGCTGGCTACTGGGAAGCCCACAGGAAATTTGGCAAGTTGCCCTGGGCAGAGTTATTCCATCCGAGCATtaaattgtgcaacgaaggCTATAATGTTACGAGGGCTCAGCACGATGCTCTATTGGTCTATCCACCAAATATTCATGGAGATCCGACCTTGAG AGAAATGTTCGTCGCCGATGCTGAGACGGGAGAATTCGTGAGACCAGGAACTTTGATCAgaccaaaaaaattgtgcGAGACCCTGCGGCTAATCGCTGACCACGGTGCTTCTGTACTCTACAATGGGACACTGGGCGAACAGTTGATAGAGGATCTCAAAAAACGTGGAAGTATATTGACTATGAACGATCTCAAAAATTATCG CGCACTTTGGTCAAAGCCTGTTCGAACGAAATTGTCCGGAGGTTTGGAACTCATTTCATCAGGATTGCCCAGCAGCGGTCCGCTGCTCGTCTTCGTTATCAACGTCCTAGAAAATTATCACTTCAATTCGGAGTCTTTAGCGAATCTCGACGACGCGATAACGACTTATCATCGGATAATTGAAACGTGGAAATATGCGTATGCGATGAGGGGTCAATTGGGTGATGGAGATTTCAGTGACATGGCCGAG ATGACTGAGAAACTAATCTCAAAGACATACgctcaaaatgtaaaaaagaAGATACGAgatgatgaaacaaggaatgAGCCAAAATATTATGGAGCGACGAAATTCGCCTCTGATGATCACGGAACTGCCCACATTTCCGTTCTGGCGCCTAACGGCGACGCAGTTTCAGTAACGAGCAGTATTAATTTTTA TTTTGGGAGCGGAGTCGTGAGCGAGTCAACCGGAATCGTAATGAACTCCGGAATGGATGATTTCGGTACAACTTCTAGTGTCAATTATTTCGGGCTACCAGcaggtgaaaaaaatcgtatcgaGCCCGGCAAAAAATCTCTTTCCTCCATGGTACCGTCCATCGTTATTCAAGATGATGGCAACGTCAGAATGATCGTCGGTGCAGCCGGTGGAACGAAAATGCTCACTTCCGTCTCATAC GTGATTGCGAGACACTTGTGGATGAATAATTCGATAAAGGAAGCGGTCGATGCGGCGAGAATCCATCATCAGTTATTCCCAATGGAGATTTCGTACGAGTTTGGTCTTACGAGGCCGCTTCTCGAAGGTTTAACGAGACTTGGACACAGAATTTCACGTTACAGAGATCGAGGCAGCGTCGTTTGCGCTCTTGCACGAATAAACGACACAATTTATGCGAATGTTGACTACAGGAAAAGTGGCGAGGTCTACGGCATCGACTGA